A region from the Melospiza georgiana isolate bMelGeo1 chromosome 10, bMelGeo1.pri, whole genome shotgun sequence genome encodes:
- the CHST2 gene encoding carbohydrate sulfotransferase 2 — MKVCRRKALALCLGYALLLLLAALNLLEYKWRREPRRCGEPPAAPRHHPPPPPPPAGSRGPGGARRQLVYVFTTWRSGSSFFGELFNQNPEVFFLYEPVWHVWQKLYPGDAVSLQGAARDMLSSLYRCDLSVFQLYSTAGAGKNLTTLGIFGAATNKVICSSPLCPAYRKEVVGMVDDRVCKKCPPQRLSRFQEECHKYHTLVIKGVRVFDLAVLAPLMRDPTLDLKVIHLVRDPRAVASSRIKSRHGLIRESLQVVRSRDPHIHRMPFLDAGHKLGGKKEGGGGSDYHALGAMEVICSSMAKTLQTALHPPDWLQGNYMAVRYEDLVVEPIKTLRQVYGFVNLAVSPEMEKFALNMTSGPGYSSKPFVVSARNASQALSAWRTALSYQQIKQVEEYCQQPMALLGYERVGSPEEVKDLSRTLLRKPRL, encoded by the coding sequence ATGAAAGTGTGCCGGCGGAAGGCGCTGGCGCTGTGCCTGGGCTacgcgctgctgctgctgctcgccGCGCTCAACCTGCTGGAGTACAAGTGGCGGCGGGAGCCGCGGCGCTGCGGGGAGCCCCCGGCAGCCCCCCGGCACcaccccccgccgccgccgccgccggccggGAGCCGCGGCCCGGGGGGCGCCCGGCGGCAGCTGGTCTATGTCTTCACCACCTGGCGCTCGGGCTCGTCCTTCTTCGGGGAGCTCTTCAACCAGAACCCCGAGGTCTTTTTCCTCTACGAGCCGGTGTGGCACGTCTGGCAGAAGCTGTACCCCGGTGACGCCGTCTCGCTGCAAGGGGCGGCCCGCGACATGCTGAGCTCCCTGTACCGATGCGACCTCTCCGTCTTCCAGCTCTACAGCACGGCGGGCGCCGGCAAGAACCTCACCACGCTCGGCATCTTCGGGGCGGCCACCAACAAGGTCATCTGCTCCTCGCCCCTCTGCCCGGCCTATCGCAAGGAGGTGGTGGGCATGGTGGACGACCGGGTGTGCAAAAAGTGTCCCCCGCAGCGCCTCAGCCGCTTCCAGGAGGAATGCCACAAGTACCACACGCTGGTCATCAAGGGCGTCCGTGTCTTTGACCTGGCCGTCCTGGCCCCGCTCATGCGGGACCCGACCCTGGACCTCAAAGTCATCCATCTGGTGCGGGACCCCCGGGCCGTCGCCAGCTCCCGCATCAAGTCCCGGCACGGCCTCATCCGGGAGAGCCTGCAGGTGGTGCGGAGCCGGGACCCCCACATCCACCGCATGCCCTTCCTCGATGCCGGCCACAAGCTGGGCGGGAAGAAGGAGGGGGGGGGCGGCTCGGACTACCATGCCCTGGGTGCCATGGAGGTCATCTGCAGCAGCATGGCCAAGACCCTGCAGACCGCTCTGCACCCCCCCGACTGGCTCCAGGGCAATTACATGGCCGTGCGCTACGAGGACCTGGTGGTGGAGCCCATCAAGACCCTGCGGCAGGTGTACGGCTTTGTGAACCTGGCGGTCAGCCCGGAGATGGAGAAGTTCGCCCTCAACATGACCAGCGGCCCCGGCTACTCCTCCAAGCCGTTCGTGGTGTCGGCCCGGAACGCCAGCCAGGCGCTGAGTGCCTGGAGGACCGCGCTCAGCTACCAGCAGATCAAGCAGGTGGAGGAGTACTGCCAGCAGCCCATGGCCCTGCTGGGCTACGAGCGGGTGGGCAGCCCCGAGGAGGTGAAGGACCTCAGCCGAACGTTGCTCAGGAAGCCGCGGCTGTGA